A single region of the Brachypodium distachyon strain Bd21 chromosome 3, Brachypodium_distachyon_v3.0, whole genome shotgun sequence genome encodes:
- the LOC100842355 gene encoding inactive TPR repeat-containing thioredoxin TTL3 has protein sequence MTESRRAPPPPSGCNMLGIYTGMFRRRRSASMSNLSRFNNNGPVPDEPAPVSTAPPPNANHYPAHRSKPAADSSSSLVRHRPRTTPSHAPIAAPPTSSAIDKNTTIKPAAKANNAGAEYTGMAAELDKMIHDHQRVKGTTQMMRATSGNMMMHRNLGNLNASGSPSALAARASLEQQRPNPNPTPQRKNGYASTATGMGNIVGNNKAAGELCRALSHRTDPEKLKEMGNQEYREGHYAEAVALYDQAIIVDPCRPAYWSNKAAALAALGRLIEAVADCKEALRIDPSYGRAHHRLGGLYLRLGEPDKAINFFKQSSSKDHSTSADVARAQSVKSRIAKCNDARKLRDWITVLQESQAAVSDGADCAPQVLALQAEALLKLQRHDEADAALRGGGAPRFGADESAKFFGTTAHAYALTVRAQVDMAAGRFEDAVAAAQAACQLDPAGREAAAVHRRAKVVASARLRGNELFKASRFAEACAAYGEGLGNGGEATSGVLLCNRAACHAKLGRHEKAVEDCGAALALRPAYSKARLRRADCNVKLERWEAALRDYQVLIQELPENEDVKKALAEVQAKVKSQRNGGISRH, from the exons ATGACGGAgtcgcgccgcgcgccgccgccgccgtccggctGCAACATGCTCGGCATCTACACCGGCAtgttccgccgccgccgctccgcctccaTGTCCAACCTCTCCCGCTTCAACAACAACGGCCCCGTCCCCGACGAGCCCGCGCCCGTGTCGACCGCGCCTCCGCCCAACGCCAACCACTACCCGGCGCACCGGAGCaagcccgccgccgactcctcctcctccctcgtgCGCCACCGCCCCCGGACCACGCCATCGCACGCGCCGatcgcggcgccgccgacatCGTCCGCGATCGACAAGAACACCACCATCAAGCCCGCGGCCAAGGCCAACAACGCCGGGGCAGAGTACACGGGCATGGCAGCGGAGCTGGACAAGATGATCCACGACCACCAGCGGGTCAAGGGCACCACGCAGATGATGCGCGCCACCTCCGGCAACATGATGATGCACCGCAACCTCGGCAACCTCAACGCCTCCGGCTCCCCCTCCGCCTtggccgcccgcgcctcgcTCGAACAACAACGCCCCAACCCCAACCCAACGCCCCAACGCAAGAACGGGTACGCGTCCACGGCCACGGGTATGGGCAACATCGTGGGCAACAACaaggcggccggcgagctgtGCCGGGCGCTGTCGCACAGGACGGACCcggagaagctcaaggagatGGGGAACCAGGAGTACCGGGAGGGCCACTACGCCGAGGCCGTGGCGCTCTACGACCAGGCCATCATCGTCGACCCTTGCCGGCCGGCCTACTGGAGCAACAAGGCCGCGGCGCTCGCGGCCCTCGGCCGGCTCATCGAGGCCGTCGCGGACTGCAAGGAGGCCCTCCGGATCGATCCCTCCTACGGCCGCGCGCACCACCGCCTTGGCGGCCTCTATCTCAG ATTAGGAGAGCCTGACAAGGCCATCAACTTCTTCAAGCAATCGTCGTCCAAGGATCACTCGACGAGCGCCGACGTGGCACGCGCGCAGTCGGTGAAGAGCCGCATCGCCAAGTGCAACGACGCGCGCAAGCTCAGGGACTGGATCACGGTGCTGCAGGAGTCTCAGGCCGCCGTCTCCGACGGCGCCGACTGCGCCCCACAG GTCTTGGCGCTGCAGGCCGAGGCGCTGCTGAAGCTCCAGCGGCACGACGAGGCGGACGCGGCgctccgtggcggcggcgcgccgaggTTCGGCGCCGACGAGTCGGCCAAGTTCTTCGGCACCACCGCGCACGCCTACGCCCTGACGGTCCGGGCCCAGGTGGACATGGCGGCGGGGAGGTTCGAGGatgccgtggcggcggcgcaggcggcgtgCCAGCTggacccggccggccgggaagCGGCGGCCGTGCACCGGCGCGCCAAGGTCGTGGCCTCGGCCAGGCTCCGCGGGAACGAGCTCTTCAAGGCCTCCCGGTTTGCCGAGGCGTGCGCCGCCTACGGCGAAGGCCTGGGTAATGGCGGGGAGGCGACGAGCGGCGTGCTGCTGTGCAACCGGGCCGCGTGCCACGCCAAGCTGGGCCGGCACGAGAAGGCCGTCGAGGACTGCGGGGCCGCGCTCGCCTTACGGCCCGCGTACAGCAAGGCCCGCCTCAGAAGGGCCGACTGCAACGTCAAG TTGGAGAGGTGGGAGGCGGCGTTGAGAGATTACCAGGTGCTGATCCAAGAGCTCCCGGAGAacgaggacgtgaagaaggcTCTCGCGGAGGTGCAGGCCAAGGTTAAGAGCCAGAGGAATGGGGGAATATCTCGGCATTGA
- the LOC100842048 gene encoding uncharacterized protein LOC100842048 encodes MYSFDRDHTAASAAARAGATKYSYQACETEKTTTRTASASQAQVMSSSPPRRPRRRRSASSSSTARRSSTTVVATDVGNFRAMVQELTGFPPAAIFRPMPRRAHAAGQYLQQPGQYNTSSGAARGGGGSSSTSPDVPAAAVVQPPQYCATPGVFDGLADLGSPEFDAWPDLSFEQ; translated from the coding sequence ATGTATTCCTTCGACAGAGACCACACGGCGGCATCAGCAGCGGCACGGGCCGGCGCCACCAAGTACTCCTACCAAGCATGCGAAacggagaagacgacgacccggacggcgtcggcgtcgcagGCCCAGGTCAtgtcctcctccccgccgcggcgacccaggaggcggcgctcggcgtcttcttcgtcCACGGCGCGGCGGTCGTCGACGACGGTGGTGGCGACGGACGTGGGCAACTTCCGCGCCATGGTGCAGGAGCTCACGGGCTTCCCGCCGGCCGCCATCTTCCGCCCGATGCCCCGCCGggcccacgccgccggccagTACCTGCAGCAGCCCGGGCAGTATAATACTAGCTCCGGcgcggcccgcggcggcggcggcagcagcagtactAGCCCCGACGTCCCGGCAGCGGCAGTGGTGCAGCCGCCGCAGTACTGCGCGACGCCGGGCGTGTTCGACGGGCTCGCGGACCTCGGGTCGCCGGAGTTCGACGCGTGGCCCGACTTGTCCTTTGAGCAGTGA